The Gammaproteobacteria bacterium genome has a window encoding:
- a CDS encoding aldehyde dehydrogenase family protein, which translates to MSDQLRTISPIDGAVVVERPYTTSAELDNILDRAHQAQAEWRNVPIAKRAEILGRAVDAFVANSDRIAREITLQMGRPIAHSPGEVRGFEERARFMIDIADNALADVPAPNPMQGFTRFIRRDPLGVVLVIAPWNYPYLTAVNSIVPALMAGNAVVLKPSSQTPLTAERLADAFREGGLPEGLFQYVYLDHAATDGAVRDRRVNFVAFTGSVAGGHTVQQVAAENFTGVGLELGGKDPAYVRADADLDYSLDNLVDGVYFNAGQSCCGIERIYVQRGIYDRFVDGFVARTRQYVLGNPLDPATTLGPMVRTRAADWVRKQITDALAMGARALIDEDGFPASKAGTPYLAPQVLVDVDHAMSVMREESFGPVVGIMPVESDEQAVELMNDSPYGLTASIWTADADAALALGVRVATGTCFMNRCDYLDPALAWTGVGDSGRGCTLSPLGYEQLTRPKSFHLKTVTA; encoded by the coding sequence ATGAGCGACCAACTGCGCACGATTTCCCCCATCGACGGCGCCGTCGTCGTCGAACGGCCCTACACCACATCGGCCGAACTCGACAACATCCTGGACCGCGCCCACCAGGCCCAGGCCGAATGGCGCAATGTGCCAATAGCCAAGCGCGCCGAAATACTCGGGCGCGCGGTGGACGCCTTCGTCGCGAATAGCGACCGCATCGCACGCGAAATCACATTACAGATGGGGCGCCCCATCGCCCACAGCCCGGGCGAGGTGCGCGGCTTCGAGGAACGCGCGCGCTTTATGATCGACATCGCCGATAACGCACTCGCGGACGTGCCGGCGCCCAATCCCATGCAGGGATTCACCCGCTTCATCCGCCGTGACCCGCTCGGCGTGGTGCTGGTGATCGCACCCTGGAACTATCCGTATCTCACCGCGGTGAATTCCATCGTGCCCGCGCTGATGGCGGGCAATGCGGTGGTGCTCAAACCGTCCTCGCAGACCCCGCTCACCGCCGAACGCCTGGCGGACGCCTTCCGCGAAGGCGGACTGCCGGAAGGGCTGTTCCAGTACGTATATCTCGACCATGCCGCCACCGACGGCGCGGTGCGTGACCGGCGCGTCAACTTCGTCGCCTTCACCGGCTCCGTTGCCGGCGGCCACACCGTGCAACAGGTCGCCGCCGAAAACTTCACCGGCGTGGGGCTGGAGCTTGGCGGCAAGGACCCCGCCTACGTGCGCGCGGACGCCGATCTGGATTACAGCCTCGACAACCTGGTGGACGGGGTGTACTTCAACGCCGGCCAGTCCTGCTGCGGCATCGAACGCATTTACGTGCAGCGCGGGATTTACGACCGGTTCGTCGACGGCTTCGTCGCACGTACCCGCCAATACGTGCTCGGCAACCCGCTCGACCCCGCCACCACGCTGGGACCGATGGTGCGCACCCGTGCCGCGGACTGGGTGCGCAAACAGATCACCGACGCGCTGGCCATGGGGGCGCGCGCCCTGATCGACGAAGACGGGTTCCCCGCCTCCAAGGCGGGCACGCCGTATCTCGCCCCGCAGGTGTTGGTGGACGTGGACCACGCCATGAGCGTGATGCGCGAGGAGAGCTTCGGCCCGGTGGTCGGCATCATGCCGGTGGAGTCGGACGAGCAGGCCGTGGAGCTGATGAACGACAGCCCCTACGGACTGACCGCCTCGATCTGGACCGCGGACGCCGACGCCGCGCTGGCGCTGGGCGTGCGCGTCGCCACCGGCACCTGCTTCATGAACCGCTGCGACTATCTCGACCCGGCGCTGGCCTGGACCGGCGTGGGCGACAGCGGACGCGGCTGCACGCTCTCGCCGCTGGGCTACGAACAGCTCACCCGGCCCAAATCCTTCCATCTGAAAACCGTCACCGCCTGA